One Helianthus annuus cultivar XRQ/B chromosome 12, HanXRQr2.0-SUNRISE, whole genome shotgun sequence genomic region harbors:
- the LOC110894349 gene encoding protein PHYTOCHROME KINASE SUBSTRATE 1 has translation MLAPDAPISYTTEEEDRLTLKMMKNKLEDGELGVFGAEKYFKGVIDEELVKTSNTGGRYCPYRPPEKHEEPCAVPKPKNPSSVRSESSMNSRKGLLVNNGPNGNNHSKKTSVKSLLASLGCKCRDKGSVKVREAKQPVKDVDSGQNTKPVSSKRADEDVNIKREDCFTFPVLNPPIEEILDSSRNEGQTDTGSDESSDLFEIESFSTNENNSFLAGQAMKNSAYAPSEASVAWSVATASVADFSTPEDLVVTRNVKGNLGILSGCKSVKAVRISGDERGSNEKAGVVVSSARREWCNRLDSDTPVAKIQADTKLICAGSGLHISQNGFGVARPVHKTHSKHASSHHLYLK, from the coding sequence ATGCTAGCACCGGATGCACCAATCTCCTACACGACCGAAGAAGAAGATCGTTTAACGCTTAAAATGATGAAAAACAAGTTAGAAGATGGCGAGCTAGGGGTGTTTGGAGCCGAGAAGTACTTCAAAGGAGTAATAGATGAAGAACTTGTAAAAACATCCAATACTGGTGGTCGGTACTGTCCATACCGACCACCAGAAAAACATGAAGAGCCATGCGCGGTACCTAAACCGAAAAACCCATCAAGTGTTCGCTCAGAATCGAGCATGAATAGCAGGAAAGGTTTATTGGTTAATAATGGGCCTAATGGCAACAACCATAGTAAGAAAACTAGTGTCAAAAGCTTGTTAGCGAGTCTCGGTTGCAAATGTAGGGACAAAGGCTCGGTTAAGGTTAGAGAAGCCAAACAGCCCGTTAAAGACGTTGATTCGGGCCAAAACACAAAGCCCGTTTCGAGCAAACGGGCTGATGAGGATGTTAACATAAAAAGAGAAGATTGTTTCACATTCCCAGTGTTGAATCCTCCAATAGAGGAAATTCTAGATAGTTCTAGAAACGAGGGACAAACCGATACAGGAAGTGATGAAAGCTCGGATTTATTTGAAATCGAGAGTTTCTCCACTAACGAAAATAACTCGTTTCTTGCTGGACAAGCAATGAAGAACAGCGCGTATGCACCAAGTGAGGCGAGTGTCGCTTGGAGTGTCGCGACTGCCAGCGTGGCAGACTTTTCGACTCCAGAAGATTTGGTAGTGACAAGAAATGTGAAAGGTAATTTGGGTATTCTTTCGGGGTGTAAAAGCGTTAAAGCGGTGAGAATCTCTGGTGATGAACGAGGTAGTAATGAGAAGGCGGGTGTTGTTGTGTCGAGCGCTAGGCGAGAGTGGTGCAACCGGTTGGATTCGGACACACCGGTAGCGAAAATACAGGCCGACACCAAGCTGATATGTGCGGGGTCTGGTTTGCATATAAGTCAAAATGGGTTTGGCGTTGCTCGTCCAGTTCACAAGACACATTCTAAACATGCATCATCACATCATTTGTACTTGAAGTAG